One genomic segment of Paenibacillus sp. FSL H8-0332 includes these proteins:
- a CDS encoding threonine/serine exporter family protein — MILQLITSFIAASTFCILFNAPVRALLQCGFAGMIGWMLYLLLDHSSDTVVATFGATVVVGLISLFFARSFKMPVIIFSVGGIIPLVPGGLAYDAMRRFVENDNNLGIQYGVQALLLSGAIAAGLVLSEVLGQVFMRLKKLPKQP, encoded by the coding sequence CCTCAACCTTCTGCATTCTATTCAATGCACCGGTGCGCGCGCTGCTGCAATGCGGCTTCGCCGGAATGATCGGCTGGATGCTGTACCTGCTGCTGGATCACAGTTCCGATACTGTCGTCGCAACCTTTGGTGCTACCGTTGTGGTCGGACTGATCAGCCTGTTTTTCGCGCGTTCCTTCAAGATGCCGGTCATTATCTTCAGTGTCGGCGGCATCATCCCGCTTGTGCCGGGCGGTCTTGCGTATGATGCCATGCGGAGGTTCGTGGAGAACGATAATAACCTCGGCATCCAGTATGGGGTTCAGGCGCTCCTGCTGTCCGGAGCCATTGCGGCCGGTCTGGTCTTGAGCGAGGTGCTGGGCCAAGTCTTTATGCGCCTCAAGAAATTGCCCAAACAACCGTAA
- a CDS encoding Na+/H+ antiporter, giving the protein METFLAVLLMLGLIAVSNILNRFIPFVPVPLIQIGLGIIAALIPTGIHMHFEPELFFVLFIAPLLFNDGRRTPRGELWNLRAPILLLALGLVFVTVFVAGYAINWMIPSIPLAASFALAAILSPTDAVAVSALAGRVHLPKSIHRILEGESLMNDASGLVAFKFAIAAMVTGVFSLPKASVSFVMIAAGGLLLGAVLSFLLIRLSVFIRRFGMEDVTIHVLLQILTPFIIYLISEEIGVSGILAVVAGGVMYAIEKDRAVSPQYKLQLVSASTWSVLLLVLNGLVFLILGVSVPDVVEVIFRDQTLNNFMVAGYVLAITALLIVLRFLWVYGYSLWESKRLKAEKAPLKSQIITSISGVRGAVTLAGAFSIPLVLGDGVTPFPERDLIIALAAGVILMSLVIASIFLPLLADSEETVVQTAGAVHGNTELTARNVVIDAGMSMLRSLVSESPERSTQPVLLEFTDKVDRLCAAKPDHDPAHEQFLRLGVEARKSALEAERTELRRIMENGAIPMPVAVKMEELLDHTESLLCKRLNTQIKFSLTEIQRLFSGLFSGKLNGEEGRLAMQNAESARTAKIAMCQAAVSAVSAGISDENRLASQKVIDKYERLESRLVQGDGWTHDGVLDDEKLELKLQAIQEQRNTVQEMYQNGAINLKIAGRLRRFVDQLETSIWED; this is encoded by the coding sequence TTGGAGACTTTTCTGGCTGTGCTGTTGATGCTTGGATTAATCGCCGTATCGAATATCTTGAACCGCTTCATTCCGTTTGTCCCAGTTCCCCTGATTCAGATAGGACTTGGAATCATTGCTGCACTCATTCCGACGGGAATACATATGCACTTCGAGCCTGAGCTGTTTTTTGTATTATTCATCGCTCCGCTGCTCTTCAATGACGGGCGGCGGACACCGCGCGGGGAGCTGTGGAACCTTAGGGCACCGATTCTGCTGCTGGCGCTGGGACTTGTATTTGTCACGGTATTTGTGGCAGGCTATGCGATTAACTGGATGATTCCCTCGATTCCGCTGGCAGCGTCCTTCGCACTGGCGGCCATTTTGTCTCCTACCGATGCGGTAGCGGTAAGTGCGCTGGCTGGAAGGGTTCATCTTCCCAAAAGCATCCACCGCATTCTCGAAGGAGAATCGCTGATGAACGACGCTTCCGGCTTGGTAGCATTTAAATTTGCGATTGCAGCCATGGTTACCGGCGTGTTCTCTCTGCCTAAGGCTTCGGTCAGCTTTGTAATGATTGCCGCAGGGGGACTGCTGCTAGGTGCAGTGCTGTCGTTCCTGCTGATCCGGCTCAGCGTGTTCATCCGCAGGTTCGGCATGGAGGATGTGACCATCCATGTCCTGCTGCAGATTCTTACGCCGTTCATTATTTATCTGATCAGCGAGGAGATCGGGGTCTCGGGCATCCTGGCCGTTGTGGCAGGGGGTGTCATGTACGCCATTGAGAAGGACCGGGCAGTCTCCCCGCAATATAAGCTTCAGCTTGTATCTGCCAGTACCTGGTCAGTGCTGCTGCTGGTGCTGAACGGGCTGGTCTTTCTGATTCTCGGCGTATCCGTTCCGGATGTGGTCGAGGTTATTTTCCGGGATCAGACGCTGAATAACTTCATGGTTGCCGGCTATGTTCTGGCGATTACAGCGCTGCTGATTGTGCTGCGGTTTCTGTGGGTCTATGGTTACTCCTTATGGGAGAGCAAGCGGCTGAAGGCAGAGAAGGCCCCGCTGAAGTCACAGATTATTACGTCGATCTCAGGGGTGCGGGGAGCGGTAACCCTTGCGGGTGCCTTCTCGATTCCGCTGGTGCTTGGGGACGGAGTGACGCCATTTCCGGAGCGGGATCTCATTATTGCGCTGGCGGCAGGTGTGATTCTGATGTCGCTGGTCATCGCCAGTATCTTCCTTCCGCTGCTTGCGGACAGTGAAGAGACGGTAGTTCAGACCGCCGGAGCTGTGCACGGGAATACGGAGCTGACGGCCAGAAATGTGGTCATTGACGCCGGGATGTCGATGCTGCGCAGTCTGGTCTCAGAGAGCCCTGAGCGCTCAACTCAACCTGTGCTGCTGGAATTCACAGATAAGGTTGACAGGCTGTGTGCTGCAAAACCGGATCATGATCCGGCCCATGAGCAGTTCCTCCGTCTGGGAGTCGAGGCGCGCAAGAGCGCGCTCGAAGCCGAACGCACGGAGCTGCGGCGGATCATGGAGAACGGGGCGATACCGATGCCTGTTGCTGTGAAGATGGAGGAACTGCTGGACCATACGGAGTCTCTGCTGTGCAAACGGCTGAATACGCAGATTAAATTCTCTTTAACAGAGATTCAGCGGCTGTTCTCTGGACTGTTCTCAGGTAAGCTGAATGGGGAAGAGGGGCGGCTTGCCATGCAGAATGCCGAAAGCGCGCGGACGGCGAAGATTGCGATGTGCCAGGCGGCAGTATCCGCCGTTAGTGCGGGAATAAGTGATGAGAACCGGCTCGCCTCACAGAAGGTCATCGACAAGTACGAACGGCTGGAATCCCGGCTCGTGCAGGGGGATGGCTGGACCCATGATGGCGTGCTGGATGATGAGAAGCTGGAGCTGAAGCTGCAGGCGATCCAGGAGCAGCGGAACACCGTGCAGGAGATGTACCAGAACGGGGCGATTAATCTTAAGATTGCCGGCAGGCTGCGCCGGTTCGTCGATCAGCTCGAAACCTCCATCTGGGAGGATTAG